A genomic stretch from Mya arenaria isolate MELC-2E11 chromosome 10, ASM2691426v1 includes:
- the LOC128204857 gene encoding uncharacterized protein LOC128204857, protein MLFKMLRIFLTLALLAAVQCRFGGGLFHSDYYYEGESESESSESSSESSSETSSEPPPCPCTPLDVGQCCDDCHYCKDENAICDTYGYSKMCICKDGFIFDYECKKCVPG, encoded by the exons ATGCTCTTTAAAATGTTGAGGATATTTCTC aCCCTTGCTCTCCTGGCAGCTGTACAATGTAGATTTGGAGGTGGACTTTTTCATTCTGATTACTACTACGAGGGGGAATCTGAATCTGAGTCCAGCGAATCTTCAAGCGAATCCTCCAGTGAAACCTCGAGCGAACCCCCACCATGCCCGTGTACCC CGCTCGACGTCGGCCAGTGTTGTGACGACTGTCATTACTGTAAAGATGAAAATGCCATATGTGATACATACGGATATAGTAAAATGTGCATCTGCAAAGATGGCTTCATATTCGACTATGAATGCAAGAAGTGCGTTCCTGGCTAG
- the LOC128205180 gene encoding prion-like-(Q/N-rich) domain-bearing protein 25, giving the protein MCEPGYAFVKNGAFQCGQCLPVECSCDDGDSCPCDDGQECVNGECVPECVGCEVRMTGGECVELLYGDNCTLFPNDCCRDDLACINGICECVNMDLQNDEDEDKCLGDDLGEPCDDDDDEPDLCTIKNNRTMCVSGLDGNSTCSCFEPFIEVNGTCECLCSLGSYCACDDGQECIDENCVPECGPCEMRVNGVCSPQCNDSQVCIENECVTPLALGDECTDAGDANACMRDAGIKCRSGDCCGSAKGNPAYPCNKKYCVCETEAGYQLNTNETGCDNIGGRVDRDLCLDMPYNY; this is encoded by the exons ATGTGTGAGCCGGGTTACGCGTTTGTCAAAAACGGAGCCTTTCAATGCGGACAGTGTCTTCCAGTAG AGTGTTCATGTGACGATGGAGATAGTTGCCCTTGCGACGATGGTCAGGAGTGTGTCAATGGAGAATGCGTTCCCGAGTGCGTCGGATGTGAAGTGCGCATGACCGGAGGCGAATGCG TGGAACTTCTTTACGGGGACAACTGCACGCTGTTCCCTAACGACTGTTGCCGTGACGATCTCGCATGCATAAATGGCATATGCGAATGTGTGAACATGGATCTCCAAAACGACGAGGATGAAGACAAGTGTT TGGGTGATGACCTCGGTGAGCCTtgcgacgatgatgatgatgaacccGACCTATGCACAATCAAAAACAATCGTACCATGTGTGTTAGTGGCTTAGATGGCAACTCGACGTGTAGTTGCTTTGAACCATTCATTGAAGTAAACGGCACCTGtg AGTGCTTATGCTCCTTGGGAAGTTACTGTGCCTGCGACGACGGCCAGGAGTGCATAGATGAAAATTGCGTTCCCGAATGCGGCCCATGCGAAATGCGCGTTAACGGAGTTTGCA GTCCACAATGTAACGATTCGCAAGTGTGCATTGAAAATGAGTGTGTTACTCCAC TTGCACTCGGTGATGAATGTACGGATGCAGGAGATGCGAATGCGTGTATGAGGGATGCTGGGATCAAATGTAGGAGTGGTGACTGTTGTGGAAGCGCAAAAGGGAATCCAGCTTATCCATGCAATAAGAAGTACTGTGTGTGTGAGACGGAAGCGGGATACCAGCTAAACACTAACGAAACCGGGTGTGATAATATTGGAGGAAGAGTAGATCGTGATCTGTGCCTTGACATGCCATACAATTATTGA
- the LOC128205182 gene encoding uncharacterized protein DDB_G0271670-like yields MRIYLVACLVVQLLNVHGLNVFDLGSSSSSSSPSSSSEGRISFSLSDLKRSSSSSSSSSSSSIESSSSSSSSSSSGSSSEGVQSTSTDPHCSLCSSILSSDDDSSSSSSSSSSSSSSSEGRLNDGDIVGGGTGDNGGAGGADGGNGGVGGGGGQDSGRMFVSLRMFYESFNQ; encoded by the exons ATGAGGATATATTTG GTTGCATGCTTGGTCGTGCAGTTGCTGAACGTCCATGGTCTAAATGTCTTTGACCTGGGCtcttcatcatcttcatcatcaccatcatcatcatcggaaGGCCGAATTAGCTTTAGCCTGTCGGACTTAAagagaagcagcagcagcagcagtagtagcagcagcagcagtattgaaagcagcagtagtagcagcagcagtagcagtagtggCAGTAGTAGCGAGGGTGTGCAGAGCACCAGTACTGATCCTCACTGCAGTCTGTGTAGCAGTATTTTAAGTAGTGACGAcgacagcagcagcagcagcagtagcagcagcagtagcagcagtagcagcgaAGGACGTTTAAAtg ACGGCGATATTGTTGGCGGCGGGACGGGCGATAATGGCGGTGCTGGTGGTGCTGACGGTGGTAACGGCGGCGTAGGTGGCGGCGGCGGACAGGATTCTGGCcgtatgtttgtttcattaagaatgttttacGAATCCTTTAACCAATGA
- the LOC128204859 gene encoding mucin-17-like: MENKRQSTTNFLSFLNVIENVMKQQDDGPILVHFTLTPIVTLTLIITLTPIVTLTPIVTLTSIVTLTPIVTLTPIVTLTPIVTLTTIVTLTPIVTLTHIVTLTPIVTLTPIVTLTPIVTLTPIVTLTPIVTLTPMVTLTPIVTLTPIVTLTPTVILTPIVTLTPIVTLTPIINLTPMATLTTMVTLPPMVTLTPMITLPPMVTLTTMVTLTPILTLTPIFTLTPVVTLPPMVHLTTMVTLPPMVTLTTMVTLTPTVTLTLIVTLTPIVTLTPIINLTPMVTLTSKGHPDYYGYTDSYGHTDSNGHTDSYGQPDSIVILCLIDTLTPMVTLSIMVTLTTVVTLTSKVTQTQLSP; encoded by the coding sequence TCACCCTGACTCCAATAGTAACCCTGACTCTTATAATCACCCTGACTCCTATTGTCACACTGACTCCTATAGTCACACTGACTTCTATAGTCACACTGACTCCTATAGTCACCCTGACTCCTATAGTCACACTGACTCCTATAGTCACACTGACTACTATAGTCACACTGACTCCTATAGTCACCCTGACTCATATAGTCACACTGACTCCTATAGTCACCCTGACTCCTATAGTCACCCTGACTCCAATAGTCACCCTGACTCCTATAGTCACCCTGACTCCTATAGTCACCCTGACTCCTATGGTCACACTGACTCCTATAGTCACCCTGACTCCTATAGTCACCCTGACCCCTACAGTCATCCTAACTCCTATAGTCACCCTGACTCCTATAGTCACCTTAACTCCTATAATCAACCTGACTCCTATGGCcaccctgactactatggtcacccTGCCTCCTATGGTCACCCTGACACCTATGATCACCCTGCCTCctatggtcaccctgactactatggtcaccctgactCCTATACTCACCCTGACTCCTATATTCACCCTGACACCTGTAGTCACCCTGCCTCCTATGGTCCAcctgactactatggtcacccTGCCTCctatggtcaccctgactactatggtcaccctgactCCTACAGTCACCCTGACTCTTATAGTCACCCTGACTCCTATAGTCACCCTTACTCCTATAATCAACCTGACTCCTATGGTCACCCTTACTTCTAAAGGTCATCCTGACTATTATGGTTACACTGACTCTTATGGTCACACTGACTCTAATGGTCACACTGACTCCTATGGTCAACCGGACTCAATTGTCATCCTGTGTCTAATAGACACCCTGACTCCTATGGTCACCCTGTCTATAATGGTCACTTTGACTACTGTGGTCACCCTGACTTCAAAGGTCACACAGACCCAATTGTCACCCTGA